AGCGCCCCCGCTGCCAATCCGGCAGCGGGGGCGCTTTCCTATCCGGTCGGCGAGGCGCGGAAAAGGCGTGCAGAAGAGGCTGCCGTTTTAAAAGAACAGAGGGCTTGCGGCAGCCGCCAAGAGCACGCATAAAAGGCACTGGATGGATTTGCCCATCCAGTAGTAACGGGAGGATAGGCCGGGGATGACGGAGAGGGTCTGGCAGTGAACGGAGAGACCACCCCAGCCAAGGAGTCCTGCCGCGGTGAGAAAGCCCAGGCGGTCGGCGCTGAGCAGCGCGGCGCCATTGAAAAGCTCCGTAAAGCCGATCAGCAGCGCGCCGGTCTCACCGCCCAGACGGCGAAGAGGCAGCAGCGCCACGGAAAAGAGGATGATGAATGCGCACACGCCGGCCATGGAGCGGGCGCCGCTGCCGGCGGCCTTGACAAAGGCCTCGGAAAAGGAAAGTGCTTTTTTTACGCGCCGAAGCCGGACGCCACGGAGATCTGAGCGTTTGCCGCGGAAGAAAAGGCCGGTGAGCAGCGCGGCCAGCACATGGATGAGCCACAGGCAGAATCCGATCCGGCCGCTGCCGAAAACGCCCAGGCCAAGGACATTCACGGCAAAGGCGGGAGAGCAGTTGTTGCAAAAGGCAAGGAGCCGCTGAGCCTCGTCCCGGCTCAGTGCCTGCTGGGAATAGAGGGCGGCGGCGGTGCCGGCCCCCACGGGATATCCGCCAAGGACCCCAAGCGCCAGCGCCGCAGCTCCGGCGCCGCCCACGTGGAACAGCGGCTGCATGAGGCCTTCCAGCCGCCGCCCCAGAGCGTCGGCAAACCCCAGGTCGATCAACAGCGACGATACCACAAAGAAGGGGAAGAGGGAGGGAATGGCCGATTGGAGGCAGAGAGATATCCCCTCCTGCACGCCGGCGCGCACATCCTGGGACCAGTAGAGCAGTGCCGCCATAGTCAGCAGCAGGAAAAGATAGAGGAGTTTTCGCTTCATTTCTGTATCACCCCGTCCAACCTATGCATCTTTTGTCCCTACCATGACGGGGACACGCAAGTTTCTCCGGAGAGGGACATAGATTGGAGGTACGGAAATGGAGGAACTCATATGGAAGAAATCTTGGCACGGGTGGCGGAGCTCTTTGACCTGCCGGGCGAGGTGGTGGCGGGGCTGCCCCACATTGAACTGGTGGGGCAGAGGCAGCTGCTCATCGAAAATCACCAGGGCATCCTCTCCTACAGCGACCGCATCATCGACGTGAACACGGTGGGGCGGGTGGTGCGTATCCGGGGAGAGCGGCTGGAGCTGCTGGCCATGACATCAGAGGCCCTGCGCATCGGCGGCACCATCGCCGGTGTGGAATTCTTACAGTAGTAGAAGGGAGGGGACAACTGTGCTGGAGCAGGGAAGCAACTTCCTGCGGGGAGAGGTGTGGCTGCGGGCGGAATCCGGCTTTCCGGAGCGGGTGCTCAACCTCTGCGCGGCCCAGGGCATCGCCCTGTGGGATCTGCAGTGGCGCTCCCCGACGGAGTTCACCTGCCGCCTGACCCGGAAGGACTACCACCGGCTGCGGCAGGCCGCCACAAAGCTGGACTGCACCCTCTGCGTGCAGAAAAAAACAGGCGTGCCCTTTCTCCTGGGTGCCGCCCGCCGCCGCCAGGTGCTGCTGGCCGGGTTCTGCCTGTGTCTGGGGATGCTGCTGCTGGGCTCCTTTTTTGTCTGGGACTTTGAACTGGAGGGGAACCGGACGGTGACGGATGAGCAGATTCTGCGCTCTCTTGAAAAAAATGGATTGACCCGGGGTGTGTTCGGGCTCAGCGTGGATTCGGAGGACCTGCGCAACCACGTTCTGATAGATATCCCGGAGCTCTCCTGGATCGCCGTGAATGTCTCCGGCTACCGGGCCCATGTCCAGGTGCGGGAACGGGTAATCAAACCGGAGCTGGCGGACAAAAAGTCCCCCGCCAACGTGGTGGCGGTGAAAGACGGCTATGTGGTGCGGGTAGAGGCGCTGGGCGGCGACAAGCAGGTGCTGGAGGGCGACACGGTGGAGGCGGGCCAGCTGCTGATCTCCGGCGTCAGCGACACGGATACATTCGGCGCCCGGGTCCTGGCCGGCATGGGCAAGGTCTATGCCAGGACCTGGTATCAGCTGAGCATGGAGATGCCGCTCACCATAACGCAGAAAGTGGACACGGGGGCGGAAAAACACCGCTATGCGCTGACCATTGGAACAAGCCGGATAAAATTTTATGGGAATGGTAGCATTGACACGGGGGATTATGATAAAATAAGCAGGAAAATCAAATGGACGCTGCCGGGCGGCTTTGCGCTGCCCATCAGCTGGGTGGAGGAGACGTACCGGCTCTATGAGACCCAGGAGGTCAGCCGCCCGGCGGAAGAGGCGGAGCGGGAGGGGGAAAAAATCCTCCAGGCGTATCTTGCCACATTGGTCGGCGAGGAGGGAAGCGTTTCCTCCACCATCTGCTCCTCCCGGGAAAAGAACGGCATTTTGACCGTTACCCTCTCCGCAGAGTGCGTGGAGCAGATCGGGAAGTCAGTGCCCATTCCCACAGACCTCACAGATTGATCGGCGGACTGACGCCGCAAAGGAGTGTATCCATGGAACAGCGAATCAGCATTGAACGATTGGAGCAGGCAGTGAATATCTTCGGCTCCTTCGATGAAAACATTCGGCTTTTGGAGGAGGAGTTCCACGTCACGGTGGTCAACCGGGAGGGTGAGCTGCGGGTCAACGGTGAGCCTGAGGAGACCATGCTGGCCTGCAAGGCCATCCGGGCGCTGCTGACGCTGTCCTCCCGGGGGGAGCCCATCAGCGAGCAGAACGTGCGCTACGTCATCGGCCTGGCCCGCACCGGACAGGAGGAGCGGGTCAGCGAGCTGACGGGCGATGTGCTGTGCATCACCGCCAAGGGCCGCCCGGTGAAGCCCAAGACCATCGGACAAAAGCAGTATATCGAATCGGTGCTGAAAAATACGGTGACCATCGGCGTGGGCCCCGCGGGCACCGGAAAAACCTACCTGGCTGTGGCTGCCGCCGTGGCGGCCTTCCGGGACAAGCAGGTCAACCGCATCATCCTCACCCGCCCGGCGGTGGAGGCGGGAGAGCGGCTGGGCTTTCTGCCCGGCGACCTCCAGAGCAAGGTGGACCCCTATCTGCGGCCTCTCTACGACGCCCTCTTTGACATGCTGGGCGCGGAGACCTATCAGAAGTATCTGGAGCGGGGCAACATCGAGGTGGCGCCCCTGGCCTACATGCGGGGCCGGACTTTGGACGACAGCTTCATCATCCTGGATGAGGCCCAGAACACCTCCCGGGAACAGATGAAGATGTTTCTCACCCGCATGGGCTTTGGCTCCAAAATCGTCATCACCGGCGACGTGACCCAGATCGACCTGCCCTCCGACAAAACGTCGGGGCTGAAGGAGGCCATGCGGGTGCTGGACGGTGTGGAGGGGATCGGCATCTGCGCCCTGACCAATCAGGATGTGGTGCGTCACGTCATGGTGCAGCGCATTGTCAAGGCCTATGACGAGTATGAAAAGAGAAAACGGGTGAAACAATAAGAGGCGCAGTGCCCGGACCGGACAGGAAAAGAGAAAGAGGGATGAAGAATGAAGCGGAATCGGATTGCGGTGACGGCGGATGTGCCCGGCGCGGCCAGCCAGGGAAATGTGGCGCTGATTCGAAAGACCATCCGCACCGCCTTGGCGGCGCAGGGGGTCACGGTGCCCTGTGAGGTCAACGTGCTGCTGACCGACGACGCGGGAATACGGCAGATCAACCTGGAAATGCGGGATGTGGACAAGTCCACGGACGTGCTCTCTTTTCCCATGTTTGAATTTTCACCGGACTGCCCTCCTACGGAGGAGAGCGCCGGTGAGCTGCTGGACTGGGCCACGGGGCTGCTGCCTCTTGGCGACATGGCCATCTCCATGGAGCGGGTGAAGGAGCAGGCCCGGGAGTACGGCCACTCGGGCCGCCGGGAGCTTGCCTACCTGGTGGCCCACTCGGTGCTGCACCTTCTGGGCTTTGACCACCTGGACGAGGGGGAGCAGAAGGCCCGGATGCGTGCAAGGGAAGAGGCCGTTTTATCAGAGCTTGGCATCCAGCGATAGAGAATACCCTGCTGCGGGAAAAATAAAACGCTCAAGAAAGTTGAGGATCACCTTTTATGAATGAGATCAAAAAAACAGCCATGGTCACCGTCTGCGGGCGTCCCAATGTGGGAAAGTCCAGTTTGACCAACGCCCTGGTGGGCGAAAAGATCGCCATCGTGTCCAACAAGCCCCAGACTACCCGCAACCGCATCTACGGCGTTGCAAACCGGGGCGACACTCAATATGTGCTGCTGGACACTCCGGGACTCCACAAGGCCCGCACCCGACTGGGAGACTACATGGTCAAAGTGGTCAACGCCAGTGTGGCGGAAGTGGACTGCGTGCTGCTGTTGGTGGAGCCCATCGCCCATGTGGGCGCGCCGGAGGAGGCGCTGATCCAGCGCATCCGGGAGGGCCGGCTGCCGGCAATTTTGTGCATCAACAAAATTGACACGGTGAAAAAGGAGGAACTGCTGCCGGTGATGGCCGCGTACCACGAGGTATATCCTGACTTCAAGGCCATCCTCCCCATCTCCGCCCACACCGGAGAGGGGCTGGAGGAGCTGGTGGCGGAGATGCACAAGTACGCCTGCGAAGGGCCTCAGCTGTTTCCCGACGGAATGACCACGGATCAGCCGGAGCGGCAGGTGATGGCGGAGATCGTCCGGGAGAAGCTGCTGGTGTGCCTGGACAAGGAGATCCCCCACGGAACGGCGGTGGAGATCACCCGTTTTTCCGAGCGGGAAAACGAGATCATCGACGTGGAAGCCACCATCTACTGTGAAAAAAGCAGCCATAAAGGCATCGTCATCGGCAAGCAGGGCGCCATGCTGAAAAAAATCAGCACACTGGCCCGCCAGGACATGGAGCGCTTCATGGGGACCAAGGTCTATCTTGAGACCTGGGTGAAGGTCAAGGAGAACTGGCGCGACAACCCCGCGTCCATCAGGAACTTCGGCTATAAGGAGTAAGCGCGGTATCCATCCTCCGCAGGGAGCTGCGGGATGGGGGATGGGGCGGTTTTCGCTTTTGCGCAGGATTTGCCAGTCATAAAATTCGACACTCCGCGCCATGCTAATCCCGAAAGGGAGGATGCAGACATGGACGGAAGCGAATATTGGACACTTTTTATGGAGACCGGCTGTCCGGTTTTTTACCTTTTATATAAACGGCAGTGTGCCGAGGAAGAACAGCAGGACTCTAAGACGGCTTAGGCGGAGAGACTCTCTCCGCCGCGGGGAGGGTACATAGATGACATCTCATCTGGTGACGCCGGGGATCATCCTGCGGGAGACGGAGACCAAGGAGGCGGACAAAATCCTCACCGTACTGACCCGGGATTTGGGAAAGATCGCTGTGATTGCCCGGGGCGCCCGCCGCAAGGGCTGCCGCTTTGCAGCTTCCGCCCAGCTTCTTGCCTACTCCGAACTGACGCTCTACAAAAGCAAGGACTGGTACTTCCTCAACGAGGGGGCTACGATAGAGCTGTTTCCAGGACTGCGTCGGGATCTGGAGCTGCTGGCGCTGGGCTCCTATTTCGCCGAGCTGACGGAAGCTGTGACGGGGGAGGAACTGCCGTCTCCGGAAATCCTGTCGCTGCTGCTAAACGCCCTGTACGCCCTGGACCGACTGCATAAACCCCAGCTGCTGGTCAAGGGCGCATTTGAGCTGCGGCTGATGGCCCTGTCCGGCTACGAGCCGCTGGCGGAGGGGTGCGTCTACTGTGGAAAGGGAGAGCCGGAGGAGGCCATGATAGATATCCGACAGGGCGTTGTGCACTGCAGGGCGTGCGGAGAAAGGGGAATGGGTCTGTCCCTTCCGCTGTCGCCGTCCACCCTGGCGGCGGTCCGGCACGCCCTCTATGGCGACGCCAAGCATCTCTACTCCTTCACCCTGAACAAGGAGTCCATGGAGCAGTTTGCCCAGGTGTCGGAGGCATTCTCTGCGGCTCAGCTTGAGCGGGATTTCCGTACGCTGAGCTTTTATAAAAGCATCAAAGCCTGACAAAAACTGATAACATTTTGTATAATTCTCCTGTTATGATACGCAGAGGAGTCGAATATGAGCGAATTATTTGATAAATCCATACGGACGCTGGAGCTGCCCCGGGTTTTGGAGCTGCTCAGCGCCCAGGCGGTCAGCGACGAGGCCAAGCGGCGGGCCCTTCGGGTCCGGCCGGAGACGGAGCGGGAGGAAGTGCTCAAGCTCCAGGATCAGACCGACGCGGCGCGGACCATGATCGGGCTGCACGGCAGCCCTACCTTTACCGGCATCAAACCGGTGGCGGAGGCCCTGGCCCGGGCGGACCGGGGCGGAATGCTGAACACCACGGAGCTTTTGACCATCGCGGGGCTTTTGACCACCGCCCGCCGGGTCCGGGAATATTTGGGAGGCGACAGCGGAGAGAAGACGGCCATTGACCATCTCTTTTTATCCCTCCACGCCAACCGCTTCCTGGAGGAGAAGATCAACCGATCCATCCTGAGCGAGGATGAGATCGCCGACTCCGCCAGCCCGGAGCTCCAGGACATCCGCAGGCACATGCGCTCGGCCGGAGCCAAGAGCCGCCAGATTCTCCAGCGGATCATCTCCTCCCCCTCTTACGCAAGGGTGCTGCAGGAGGCCATCATCACCCAGCGCGACGGCCGGTTCGTGGTGCCGGTGAAGGCGGAGTGCAAGGGAGAACTGCCGGGCCTGGTCCACGACATCTCCTCCTCCGGGGCAACGCTTTTTGTGGAACCCATGGGGGTGGTGCAGGCCAACAACGAGCTGAAGGAACTGGAGGCCAAGGAGAAGAAGGAGATTGAGAAGATTCTCTTCACCCTGTCCGCCGAGGCGGCCGCCCACCAGGGAGACATTCTCTGGGACTACGACACTTTGGTGCATCTGGATCTGATCTTCGCCAAGGGACAGCTCTCTTACCAGATGAACGCCTGCCGGCCGGAGATCCGCGCCGACGGGGGATTGAATCTCCGCCGCGCCCGCCATCCCCTGCTGGACCCGGCCAGGGCGGTGCCCATTGACATTGAGTTGGGGGACACTTTTGACACCCTTGTGATCACCGGGCCCAACACCGGCGGCAAGACCGTGAGTTTAAAGACCCTGGGCCTTTTGACGCTGATGGCCCAATGCGGGCTTCACATCCCCGCCGCCGACCGCAGCGCCCTGTCCGTATACGACCGGGTGCTGGCCGATGTGGGCGACGAGCAGAGCATCGAGCAAAGTCTGTCCACATTTTCAGCACATATGGTCAACATCGTGCATATTCTGGAAGAAGCGGACCGCCGCAGCCTCATACTCTTCGACGAGTTAGGGGCCGGCACCGACCCGGTGGAGGGAGCCGCGCTGGCCATTGCCATCATTCAGGAGGCGCGGAGCAAGGGCGCGAAGATCGCCGCCACCACCCACTATGCGGAGCTGAAGACCTTTGCAATGACCACGGCCGGCGTGGAGAACGCCTCCTGTGAGTTCGACGTGGAGACGCTGCGTCCCACTTACCGGCTGCTGATTGGCATTCCCGGAAAATCCAACGCCTTTGCCATCTCCAAGCGGCTTGGGCTGCCGGAGCAGGTGATTGACGCAGCCAAAGAGCAGATGAACAGCGAGAGCATCCGGTTTGAAGACGTGCTGGCCCAGTTGGAGGAAAAGCGTCAGACCCTGGAGAAAAAGCAGTTGGAAACCGAGCGGCTGCTGCGTCAGCGGGAGGAGGACGCCCGCAAGGCCCGGGAGTTCCGGGAGCAGATGGAAAAAGCCAAGGAGCGGGCCCGCTCCAGAGGGGAGGCGGAGGCGAAACGGGTGCTGAAAGAGGCCCGGGACACTGCGGATCAGATTTTTGCAGAACTCAACGAGCTGCGCCGCCAGCAGACCCGTGCCCAAAACTGGCAGGATACAAACGACGCCCGGGCCGCTGTCCGCCGTCACTTGAATGAGGCCGAAGAGGCACTGCAAAGCAGGGAGATGGAACAGGAGCCAATTCCCGCCCCCAGCCGTCCCATCCGGGAGGGCGACCTGGTGGAGCTGCCCGGGGTCCGGACGGCGGCGGAGGTGGTTTCCGTGGGAAAGGACGGCTCGCTGCAGCTGAAGGCCGGCATGCTGAAGATGACGGTGAAGCCCGGCGAGGTGCGGCTCATCGAAGAGGAGGAGCGCAGAAAGAAGCCCGTGAGCATCCAGCAGCGGGCGGCTCAGAGCCTGCGGACCATGGCCGCGGCCGCGTCGGAGCTGGACATCCGGGGCATGGAGACCCTGGAGGCGGAGCCGGTGGTGGAGCGCTTCATCGACAGTGCCGTCATGGGCAAGCTGAACCAGGTCACCATCATCCACGGAAAAGGCACCGGCGCGCTGCGCAAGGCGGTGCACCAGATGCTGAGGCGGAACCCGGCGGTAAAGTCCTTCCGGCTGGGGGTCTACGGCGAGGGCGAGGCCGGCGTGACCGTGGCAGAGCTGCGATGAAGCGGGCCGGTTTGCGGCGCAGATGCGAAATTGCACAAAACCGAAGGAGCAAAACTGTGCAAAGTGGCGCCCAAAAGTATGGTGAAATCTGGAAATTGGAGGAAATGATAATTTTTTCTGTACTGGAAAATCACTTTTCAGGTAATGTTTGTGAAAAACAACATTGACGAAAAAGAGAAAAGCAGATATTATAATAGGTAATTGGGCATCTTGGTTTCCGGACATGAAACGTGAAAATCAAGCGTGGAGAAGGAGTGCTGTATCTATGTATACACAGGAAATTACTGTCAACAATGAAGTTGGGCTGCATGCAAGACCCGCCACATTCTTCATTCAGAAGGCCAACGAGTTCAAAAGCGGCATCTGGGTGGAGAAGGACGAGCGCCGCGTCAACGCCAAGAGCCTGCTGGGTGTGCTGTCCCTGGGCATTGTAAAGGGCACTACCATCACCCTGATTGCCGATGGCGTGGACGAGAAAGAAGCGGTCGCCGCATTGGCCGATCTGGTTTCCGGCAATTTCGGCGAATAAGATTCCGGCTGTAAAAACGGCGGCTCCGATTGAAGCGGAGCCGCTTTTTTTCGTGAAAGGGGGGATTGGGTGACCAGGGAGGAACTGAAGGAAAAAGCCGGCGACCTGCCGCTGCTGCCGGGCGTCTATCTGATGATGGACAAATCCGGGAAGGTCATCTACGTGGGCAAGGCGAAAAAACTGAAAAACCGGGTTAGCCAGTATTTTCAGGACACGGCTTCCCACGCGGTCAAGACCCGGGCCATGGTGGCCCAGGTGGACCACTTTGACACCATTTTTGTCTCAAGTGAGTTTGAAGCGCTGATCCTTGAAAACGCCCTCATTAAGCAGTACAGTCCCAAGTACAACATCCTGCTCAAGGACGACAAGGGGTACCCCTTTGTGCGGCTGGACAGGACCAGCTATCCCCGCTTTACCATGGTCAACCGCATCGCCGACGACGGGGCCCGCTATTTTGGGCCCTTCGGCGGGCGGCATGAGACGCGTATGGCCCTGGACGCCATCTGCACGGCGCTGCGGCTTCCCACATGCAGCCGCAAGTTCCCCCGGGATATCGGGGCGGAGCGGCCCTGCCTCAACTTCCACATGGGCCGGTGCGACGGGTTCTGCCGCCGGGAGATGAGCGCCGAGGAATACCGCAAGCGCATCGAGCAGGCGGTGATGCTGCTCTCCGGCAAGTCCAGACAGCTCAGCCGGGCCATGGAGGAGGAGATGGCGGCCGAGGCGGAGGCCCTCCACTTCGAAAAAGCCGCGCTGCTGCGGGACCGGATTGCCGCCATCTCCGTGCTCAGCAAAAAGCAGACGGTCATCGCAGGCATCTGCGCGGATACGGACGTGTGGGGCATCTACCGCGGCGCGGTGAAAAGCGGGTATGCGGTGCTTCACGTGGAGGACGGGCAGCTCACCGGACGGGAGGTGGAGGTGTTCTCCGCCCCGGCGGACGAAAACGACGCGGAGATGCTTTCCGCCATCACCTCCCAGTACTACCTGCCCCGGGCGGCTTTGCCCAGGGAGATTCTGCTGCCTTTTGACACGGGGGACATTGAAGAGCTGTCCCGGGCCCTCTTTGAGCGGGCAGGGCACCGGGTGTATATCCGCATCCCCCAGCGGGGCGAGAAGGCGGAGCTCCTATCCCTGGCCATCGACAACGCCCGGGAGGAGGTGGAAAAGGTCACCACGCTGCAGGAGCGCAGCGACCGGACGCTGGAGCTGCTGGCCCGGATAACCGGTCTCAACCGGCCGCCCCGGCGGATGGAAGCCTACGACATCTCCAACACGGGGAAGTCCGACATTGTGGCATCCATGACGGTGTTTGCCGGCACCAAGCCGCTGAAGCGGGACTACCGCCGCTTTAAAATCAAGGAGTTGGACCATCCCGACGACTACGCCTCCATGCAGGAGGTGCTCCGGCGGCGGCTGAACCGCTGGAAGGATGGGGACGAGAAGTTCTCCCAGCTACCGGACGTATTTTTGATCGATGGCGGCGAAACCCACGCAAGGGCCGCCGTGGAGGTAATCCGGGGCGAATACGGCCTGGAGACGCCGGTGTTCGGCATGGTGAAGGACGACCGCCACCGGACCCGGGCGCTGGTGACGCCGGAGGGGAAGGAAATCGGAATCTCCGCCAACCAGGCGGTCTTTTCCCTCATCGGCCAGATCCAGGAGGAGACCCATCGCTTTGCCATCACCTTTCACCGGGAGAGCCACCGCCGCAGCGCCGTCCACTCGGTGCTGGACGATATTCCCGGTGTGGGCGAGAGCCGGAAAAAGGCGCTGCTCAAACGCTTCGGCAGCGTG
This window of the Dysosmobacter acutus genome carries:
- a CDS encoding nucleoside recognition domain-containing protein, which translates into the protein MKRKLLYLFLLLTMAALLYWSQDVRAGVQEGISLCLQSAIPSLFPFFVVSSLLIDLGFADALGRRLEGLMQPLFHVGGAGAAALALGVLGGYPVGAGTAAALYSQQALSRDEAQRLLAFCNNCSPAFAVNVLGLGVFGSGRIGFCLWLIHVLAALLTGLFFRGKRSDLRGVRLRRVKKALSFSEAFVKAAGSGARSMAGVCAFIILFSVALLPLRRLGGETGALLIGFTELFNGAALLSADRLGFLTAAGLLGWGGLSVHCQTLSVIPGLSSRYYWMGKSIQCLLCVLLAAAASPLFF
- a CDS encoding YabP/YqfC family sporulation protein; its protein translation is MEEILARVAELFDLPGEVVAGLPHIELVGQRQLLIENHQGILSYSDRIIDVNTVGRVVRIRGERLELLAMTSEALRIGGTIAGVEFLQ
- the yqfD gene encoding sporulation protein YqfD encodes the protein MLEQGSNFLRGEVWLRAESGFPERVLNLCAAQGIALWDLQWRSPTEFTCRLTRKDYHRLRQAATKLDCTLCVQKKTGVPFLLGAARRRQVLLAGFCLCLGMLLLGSFFVWDFELEGNRTVTDEQILRSLEKNGLTRGVFGLSVDSEDLRNHVLIDIPELSWIAVNVSGYRAHVQVRERVIKPELADKKSPANVVAVKDGYVVRVEALGGDKQVLEGDTVEAGQLLISGVSDTDTFGARVLAGMGKVYARTWYQLSMEMPLTITQKVDTGAEKHRYALTIGTSRIKFYGNGSIDTGDYDKISRKIKWTLPGGFALPISWVEETYRLYETQEVSRPAEEAEREGEKILQAYLATLVGEEGSVSSTICSSREKNGILTVTLSAECVEQIGKSVPIPTDLTD
- a CDS encoding PhoH family protein, coding for MEQRISIERLEQAVNIFGSFDENIRLLEEEFHVTVVNREGELRVNGEPEETMLACKAIRALLTLSSRGEPISEQNVRYVIGLARTGQEERVSELTGDVLCITAKGRPVKPKTIGQKQYIESVLKNTVTIGVGPAGTGKTYLAVAAAVAAFRDKQVNRIILTRPAVEAGERLGFLPGDLQSKVDPYLRPLYDALFDMLGAETYQKYLERGNIEVAPLAYMRGRTLDDSFIILDEAQNTSREQMKMFLTRMGFGSKIVITGDVTQIDLPSDKTSGLKEAMRVLDGVEGIGICALTNQDVVRHVMVQRIVKAYDEYEKRKRVKQ
- the ybeY gene encoding rRNA maturation RNase YbeY; this encodes MKRNRIAVTADVPGAASQGNVALIRKTIRTALAAQGVTVPCEVNVLLTDDAGIRQINLEMRDVDKSTDVLSFPMFEFSPDCPPTEESAGELLDWATGLLPLGDMAISMERVKEQAREYGHSGRRELAYLVAHSVLHLLGFDHLDEGEQKARMRAREEAVLSELGIQR
- the era gene encoding GTPase Era; its protein translation is MNEIKKTAMVTVCGRPNVGKSSLTNALVGEKIAIVSNKPQTTRNRIYGVANRGDTQYVLLDTPGLHKARTRLGDYMVKVVNASVAEVDCVLLLVEPIAHVGAPEEALIQRIREGRLPAILCINKIDTVKKEELLPVMAAYHEVYPDFKAILPISAHTGEGLEELVAEMHKYACEGPQLFPDGMTTDQPERQVMAEIVREKLLVCLDKEIPHGTAVEITRFSERENEIIDVEATIYCEKSSHKGIVIGKQGAMLKKISTLARQDMERFMGTKVYLETWVKVKENWRDNPASIRNFGYKE
- the recO gene encoding DNA repair protein RecO codes for the protein MTSHLVTPGIILRETETKEADKILTVLTRDLGKIAVIARGARRKGCRFAASAQLLAYSELTLYKSKDWYFLNEGATIELFPGLRRDLELLALGSYFAELTEAVTGEELPSPEILSLLLNALYALDRLHKPQLLVKGAFELRLMALSGYEPLAEGCVYCGKGEPEEAMIDIRQGVVHCRACGERGMGLSLPLSPSTLAAVRHALYGDAKHLYSFTLNKESMEQFAQVSEAFSAAQLERDFRTLSFYKSIKA
- a CDS encoding endonuclease MutS2, giving the protein MSELFDKSIRTLELPRVLELLSAQAVSDEAKRRALRVRPETEREEVLKLQDQTDAARTMIGLHGSPTFTGIKPVAEALARADRGGMLNTTELLTIAGLLTTARRVREYLGGDSGEKTAIDHLFLSLHANRFLEEKINRSILSEDEIADSASPELQDIRRHMRSAGAKSRQILQRIISSPSYARVLQEAIITQRDGRFVVPVKAECKGELPGLVHDISSSGATLFVEPMGVVQANNELKELEAKEKKEIEKILFTLSAEAAAHQGDILWDYDTLVHLDLIFAKGQLSYQMNACRPEIRADGGLNLRRARHPLLDPARAVPIDIELGDTFDTLVITGPNTGGKTVSLKTLGLLTLMAQCGLHIPAADRSALSVYDRVLADVGDEQSIEQSLSTFSAHMVNIVHILEEADRRSLILFDELGAGTDPVEGAALAIAIIQEARSKGAKIAATTHYAELKTFAMTTAGVENASCEFDVETLRPTYRLLIGIPGKSNAFAISKRLGLPEQVIDAAKEQMNSESIRFEDVLAQLEEKRQTLEKKQLETERLLRQREEDARKAREFREQMEKAKERARSRGEAEAKRVLKEARDTADQIFAELNELRRQQTRAQNWQDTNDARAAVRRHLNEAEEALQSREMEQEPIPAPSRPIREGDLVELPGVRTAAEVVSVGKDGSLQLKAGMLKMTVKPGEVRLIEEEERRKKPVSIQQRAAQSLRTMAAAASELDIRGMETLEAEPVVERFIDSAVMGKLNQVTIIHGKGTGALRKAVHQMLRRNPAVKSFRLGVYGEGEAGVTVAELR
- a CDS encoding HPr family phosphocarrier protein, translated to MYTQEITVNNEVGLHARPATFFIQKANEFKSGIWVEKDERRVNAKSLLGVLSLGIVKGTTITLIADGVDEKEAVAALADLVSGNFGE
- the uvrC gene encoding excinuclease ABC subunit UvrC; the protein is MTREELKEKAGDLPLLPGVYLMMDKSGKVIYVGKAKKLKNRVSQYFQDTASHAVKTRAMVAQVDHFDTIFVSSEFEALILENALIKQYSPKYNILLKDDKGYPFVRLDRTSYPRFTMVNRIADDGARYFGPFGGRHETRMALDAICTALRLPTCSRKFPRDIGAERPCLNFHMGRCDGFCRREMSAEEYRKRIEQAVMLLSGKSRQLSRAMEEEMAAEAEALHFEKAALLRDRIAAISVLSKKQTVIAGICADTDVWGIYRGAVKSGYAVLHVEDGQLTGREVEVFSAPADENDAEMLSAITSQYYLPRAALPREILLPFDTGDIEELSRALFERAGHRVYIRIPQRGEKAELLSLAIDNAREEVEKVTTLQERSDRTLELLARITGLNRPPRRMEAYDISNTGKSDIVASMTVFAGTKPLKRDYRRFKIKELDHPDDYASMQEVLRRRLNRWKDGDEKFSQLPDVFLIDGGETHARAAVEVIRGEYGLETPVFGMVKDDRHRTRALVTPEGKEIGISANQAVFSLIGQIQEETHRFAITFHRESHRRSAVHSVLDDIPGVGESRKKALLKRFGSVRAIREAGVDVLAEAVPRPAAQAVYAFFHKD